The Leucobacter viscericola genome includes a window with the following:
- a CDS encoding GNAT family N-acetyltransferase, with product MLEQDCVYLDLDGRDLEQTTIQVWAETNQGEIASSVRILNEDALEPGLRSIGRVVTAPQHRGLGIAAAVLNTAIEICEDHPIQIHAQSYLTEWYARFGFRANGEEFLEDGIPHTPMRIG from the coding sequence GTGCTTGAGCAAGACTGCGTCTACCTCGACCTCGACGGGCGCGACCTCGAGCAAACCACCATTCAGGTGTGGGCGGAGACAAACCAGGGCGAGATCGCGAGTTCCGTCCGGATCCTGAACGAGGACGCTCTCGAACCGGGCCTACGCAGCATCGGTCGAGTCGTCACCGCACCTCAGCACAGGGGGCTCGGGATCGCGGCAGCCGTGCTCAACACGGCAATTGAAATCTGCGAGGATCACCCGATCCAGATTCACGCCCAGTCGTATCTCACTGAGTGGTACGCCCGCTTTGGGTTCCGGGCCAATGGCGAAGAGTTCCTCGAAGACGGCATACCGCACACGCCGATGCGGATCGGCTAG
- a CDS encoding proline dehydrogenase family protein, whose translation MAEERFSPDTIWGGLTAANAKRAESWIAATRANTTASPELLGGVSKDPESFEFTRRLIEFVAGTEDAFTSALGLREVAQDMPESMPARDRLAVKAGGVASLGLPWAVMPVARRWLRDRVAHLVLATKLPASSPPGKLAGLTEALRRHSEAGFMPVVQPLGERVFGPVGAKAEIARLAALAAHPAVKHLVVDPARIAPGGTDWSATDDVALAVASLRPILDSAAEHNTVISIEPTSVRWLRLIPEVLSRALADPELDRARVSTKIFAELPESREIYDRVSRWALRRVAEGGAPAEIVIGVAGVAGSERIASIQSGLAVPVIEDRTALTAQLLRLAELALHPGRAAVLRPVIASEDLSVLAAVAELAAKRELQDLVSLQLRSGVVQGLAQTLLADAGEVRIVLPVIAPQDFVGAVDLLVGFAAEAADPESALSRLEALLTASEGTEDADGTADPELNAFHEAALAADEDAPTSHRTQRRAREWDPTERDSALFYRAPDEPARFETGGLTAAVLGLTRGETGEWQLGEFAPTREIPVRSDSGFANEPDTDASVAENRDWARERLSRARQQAEASEAVSANDTVALSPADLDAAAVAEAVREAGERWAAEPHRIRAVRLRRGALAVVAARDRLLQTLALDTGAPVVELDAEINRIVDAGRYCGQLAEGLEAVRGATFVPERLALVAADNQTPLSAQAEAVLATLAAGTGVLWVVPSRLLRSASALVEEWEVGGITPGVVRIEAVYAGWTLGALAAYPGTDRAVVFGDRAEARELVRRRPDLRVEGHIRVRGSMLIAPSADLSQAVSDLVASAFRGAGSDPRAVTAAILVGSVARSARFREALADAVRALRVGDTSNPGDRDPLGFDLGPLPAAPSEAGLRALTELGRGEEWLVRPEQLDDEGLLWSPGVRLGVSESSTFWSDAIGVPVIGVVHSHTLSEGTAKQGLVGGGAAAGLQANDGDEILSWLEESQAASLSVNKPTTAARIERQPGGGWNEAVMGLPALAGGPNWLLALGSWQPREGTRSDTLHLRGLDPEIQLLIEAAQDELSYEEFDAVRRAALADALAWRTSFGVVRDSIGLGIERNTLRYWPVVTQIRLAERASVASLLRVLAAALLVRAPVAVSTGEVLPSAISSFLASQGIEVSLERDDDWIERLAIAGPIGADGVAASRVRLIGGDRVRVAEWMGGLDRAALWAEPVTMAGPVELLTLLREQSVSARAHRHGLAVAVPGLDELLGE comes from the coding sequence ATGGCTGAAGAGCGTTTCTCCCCAGACACTATTTGGGGCGGGCTCACCGCCGCGAACGCCAAGCGGGCGGAGAGTTGGATTGCCGCGACGCGCGCAAACACCACCGCCTCACCCGAGCTGCTCGGTGGTGTCAGTAAGGATCCTGAAAGCTTCGAGTTCACCCGCCGCTTGATCGAGTTTGTCGCCGGCACCGAAGACGCCTTTACCTCGGCGCTCGGTCTGCGCGAGGTCGCGCAAGATATGCCGGAATCGATGCCCGCGCGCGATCGACTCGCGGTCAAGGCTGGCGGTGTCGCCTCGCTCGGCCTGCCCTGGGCTGTGATGCCGGTTGCGCGGCGCTGGCTGCGGGACCGCGTTGCGCACCTGGTGCTCGCGACGAAGCTGCCCGCGAGTAGCCCGCCCGGAAAGCTCGCTGGGCTCACCGAGGCCCTGCGCCGCCACTCTGAGGCCGGATTTATGCCCGTTGTGCAGCCCCTCGGCGAACGCGTGTTTGGCCCCGTCGGAGCCAAAGCCGAGATCGCCAGGCTCGCGGCTCTCGCGGCTCACCCGGCTGTGAAACACCTCGTGGTGGATCCCGCACGAATCGCACCCGGCGGCACAGACTGGTCCGCCACCGACGACGTGGCCCTTGCCGTCGCCTCGCTGCGGCCCATTCTCGACTCCGCCGCAGAACACAACACCGTGATCAGTATTGAGCCCACGAGCGTGCGTTGGCTTCGGCTGATCCCGGAGGTCTTGTCTCGAGCGCTTGCAGATCCTGAGCTCGATCGAGCACGCGTCAGCACCAAAATCTTCGCCGAACTTCCCGAGTCGCGAGAGATCTACGATCGTGTGAGCCGCTGGGCACTGCGCAGGGTCGCTGAGGGCGGTGCGCCGGCGGAGATCGTCATTGGTGTCGCCGGTGTCGCCGGATCCGAGCGCATCGCATCGATTCAGAGTGGGCTCGCGGTGCCTGTGATCGAGGATCGAACCGCGCTCACCGCTCAACTGCTGCGGCTGGCCGAGCTTGCACTGCACCCGGGCAGGGCGGCCGTGCTGCGGCCGGTCATTGCGTCGGAAGACCTGAGTGTGCTCGCGGCGGTTGCCGAGCTCGCCGCAAAGCGCGAACTGCAAGACCTGGTTTCGCTGCAACTGCGCAGCGGAGTTGTGCAGGGTCTCGCGCAGACGCTCCTCGCAGATGCGGGTGAGGTCAGGATCGTGCTCCCCGTTATTGCGCCACAAGACTTCGTGGGTGCCGTCGATCTTCTTGTGGGGTTTGCCGCGGAGGCGGCGGATCCCGAATCGGCTCTGTCGCGACTTGAGGCGTTGCTCACGGCCTCGGAGGGCACGGAAGACGCCGACGGCACCGCCGATCCCGAACTCAATGCCTTTCATGAAGCTGCGCTCGCCGCAGACGAAGACGCCCCCACCTCGCACCGAACGCAGCGTCGGGCGCGCGAGTGGGATCCGACCGAGCGCGACAGCGCACTCTTCTACCGCGCTCCCGACGAGCCAGCTCGCTTCGAGACCGGCGGCCTGACCGCGGCCGTGCTGGGGTTAACCCGCGGCGAGACGGGTGAGTGGCAGCTGGGTGAGTTCGCGCCGACGCGCGAGATTCCAGTCAGGTCAGACTCTGGCTTCGCAAACGAGCCCGACACCGACGCGAGTGTTGCCGAGAATCGAGATTGGGCTCGTGAGCGGCTGAGCCGCGCGCGCCAGCAGGCCGAGGCCTCGGAAGCCGTTTCCGCAAACGACACCGTGGCGCTCTCGCCCGCCGACCTCGATGCCGCGGCCGTCGCCGAGGCTGTGCGTGAGGCCGGTGAGCGCTGGGCTGCGGAGCCGCATCGTATTCGTGCTGTGCGGTTGCGGCGCGGGGCGCTTGCGGTTGTGGCGGCTCGGGATCGGCTCTTGCAGACGCTAGCTCTCGACACTGGGGCCCCGGTGGTTGAGCTCGACGCCGAAATTAACCGCATCGTCGACGCTGGCCGCTACTGCGGGCAGCTCGCCGAGGGCCTCGAAGCCGTGCGCGGTGCGACGTTTGTGCCCGAGCGCCTGGCGCTGGTCGCGGCCGACAACCAGACTCCGCTTTCTGCCCAGGCCGAGGCGGTACTCGCGACCCTCGCGGCGGGAACCGGTGTGCTCTGGGTGGTGCCCTCGCGGCTGCTCCGGTCGGCTTCGGCGCTTGTTGAGGAGTGGGAAGTCGGTGGCATCACCCCGGGGGTCGTGCGCATTGAGGCGGTGTATGCCGGTTGGACGCTGGGTGCGCTCGCCGCGTACCCGGGAACCGACCGGGCCGTAGTGTTTGGCGATCGCGCCGAAGCGAGGGAGTTGGTGCGTCGCCGGCCGGACCTGCGCGTCGAGGGGCACATCCGCGTGCGTGGCTCCATGCTCATCGCACCGTCGGCCGATCTGAGCCAGGCGGTTTCAGATCTTGTGGCCTCGGCATTCCGCGGTGCGGGATCGGATCCGCGAGCCGTGACTGCCGCGATTCTGGTCGGAAGTGTTGCGCGTTCAGCGCGGTTCCGCGAGGCGCTCGCCGATGCCGTGCGGGCGCTGCGTGTGGGGGATACCTCAAACCCGGGGGATCGTGATCCTCTCGGTTTCGATCTGGGTCCCCTTCCTGCGGCCCCCTCCGAGGCGGGACTGCGTGCGCTCACCGAGCTTGGGCGCGGGGAAGAGTGGCTCGTGAGGCCGGAGCAGCTGGACGATGAAGGCTTGTTGTGGAGCCCTGGCGTGCGACTCGGAGTCTCGGAGTCTTCAACTTTTTGGAGCGACGCGATCGGTGTGCCCGTCATCGGTGTAGTGCACAGCCACACGCTTTCCGAGGGAACTGCAAAACAGGGCCTCGTCGGCGGCGGTGCGGCCGCCGGGCTGCAGGCAAACGACGGCGACGAGATTCTGAGCTGGCTCGAAGAGTCGCAGGCGGCCTCACTGTCGGTCAACAAACCGACCACCGCGGCCCGCATCGAGCGACAGCCCGGTGGGGGCTGGAACGAAGCCGTCATGGGTCTGCCGGCGCTGGCGGGAGGGCCCAACTGGTTGCTCGCCCTGGGTTCCTGGCAGCCTCGCGAGGGCACCAGAAGCGACACCCTGCACTTGCGAGGGCTCGATCCTGAAATACAGCTCCTGATTGAGGCAGCTCAAGACGAACTCAGCTACGAAGAGTTTGATGCGGTGCGCCGGGCGGCCCTCGCGGACGCCCTCGCGTGGCGAACCTCGTTTGGGGTGGTGCGAGACTCGATCGGATTGGGGATCGAGCGCAACACGCTGCGCTACTGGCCCGTTGTGACGCAGATTCGCCTTGCCGAGCGGGCGTCCGTCGCTTCGCTGCTGCGGGTGCTCGCTGCGGCGTTGCTTGTGCGGGCTCCCGTCGCGGTGTCGACCGGTGAGGTGCTGCCGTCTGCGATCTCGTCGTTCTTGGCGTCCCAGGGCATCGAAGTGTCGCTGGAGCGCGACGACGACTGGATTGAGCGACTCGCCATAGCCGGGCCCATTGGTGCCGACGGCGTTGCGGCGTCGCGAGTGCGGCTGATCGGCGGCGATCGGGTGCGGGTCGCCGAGTGGATGGGCGGACTGGATCGGGCCGCGCTCTGGGCAGAACCGGTCACGATGGCCGGTCCGGTCGAGCTGCTGACGCTGCTGCGCGAGCAGTCGGTGTCTGCGCGGGCGCACAGGCACGGTTTGGCGGTGGCGGTTCCAGGGTTGGACGAGCTGCTGGGGGAGTGA
- a CDS encoding YbhB/YbcL family Raf kinase inhibitor-like protein: MTQLHTSQGDINPYAGMRQLPSFTLISNDIQEGEPLPAELYAEYAGGQNRSPQLSWSGFPKETRSFAVTCFDPDAPTGSGFWHWAVANIPLEVTELPAGVGAQAGEGLPAGSLTLPNEKREPWFMGAAPPEGTGVHHYWFVVHALDVERIDIDPQATPAAMGGMMRPSVLARAVLVATGEFGGAA; this comes from the coding sequence ATGACCCAGCTTCACACGAGCCAAGGTGACATCAATCCGTACGCGGGAATGCGGCAGTTGCCCAGTTTTACGCTGATCAGCAATGACATTCAGGAAGGTGAACCGCTTCCGGCTGAGCTCTATGCGGAATACGCCGGCGGGCAAAACCGGTCGCCGCAGCTGAGCTGGTCGGGTTTTCCGAAGGAGACCCGTAGCTTTGCCGTCACCTGCTTTGATCCCGATGCGCCGACAGGGTCCGGGTTTTGGCACTGGGCGGTCGCGAATATCCCGCTTGAGGTCACTGAGCTGCCAGCGGGCGTGGGCGCGCAGGCGGGCGAGGGGCTTCCCGCAGGCAGCCTCACACTGCCCAATGAAAAGCGCGAGCCGTGGTTCATGGGAGCGGCACCGCCCGAGGGTACCGGCGTGCACCACTACTGGTTTGTCGTGCACGCTCTCGATGTGGAGCGCATCGACATCGATCCGCAGGCAACACCCGCCGCCATGGGCGGCATGATGCGCCCGTCTGTGCTGGCACGTGCGGTTCTCGTCGCCACCGGTGAGTTTGGTGGCGCGGCGTAG